The Mustela nigripes isolate SB6536 chromosome 4, MUSNIG.SB6536, whole genome shotgun sequence genome includes a window with the following:
- the PLXNA4 gene encoding plexin-A4 isoform X2, protein MKAMPWNWTCLLSHLLMVGMGSSTLLPRQPPPPSPKRSFVTFRGEPAEGFNHLVVDERTGHIYLGAVNRIYKLSSDLKVLVTHQTGPDEDNPKCYPPRIVQTCNEPLTTTNNVNKMLLIDYKENRLIACGSLYQGICKLLRLEDLFKLGEPFHKKEHYLSGVNESGSVFGVIVSYSNLDDKLFIATAVDGKPEYFPTISSRKLTKNSEADGMFAYVFHDEFVASMIKIPSDTFTVIPDFDIYYVYGFSSGNFVYFLTLQPEMVSPPGSTTKEQVYTSKLVRLCKEDTAFNSYVEVPIGCERSGVEYRLLQAAYLSKAGAVLARTLGVRPEDDLLFTVFSKGQKRKMKSLDESALCIFILKQINDRIKERLQSCYRGEGTLDLAWLKVKDIPCSSALLTIDDNFCGLDMNAPLGVSEMVRGIPVFTEDRDRMTSVIAYVYKNHSLAFVGTKSGKLKKVKKKKKKKKNSH, encoded by the exons ATGAAAGCCATGCCTTGGAACTGGACTTGCCTTCTCTCCCATCTCTTGATGGTGGGGATGGGCTCCTCCACTCTGCTCCCCCGGCAACCCCCGCCACCGTCCCCGAAGCGGTCTTTTGTCACATTCCGTGGGGAACCAGCCGAGGGTTTCAACCACCTGGTGGTGGACGAGAGGACAGGGCACATTTACTTGGGGGCCGTCAACCGGATCTACAAACTCTCCAGTGACCTGAAGGTCTTGGTGACCCACCAGACAGGGCCAGATGAGGACAACCCCAAGTGTTACCCACCCCGCATCGTCCAGACGTGTAACGAGCCACTGACCACCACCAACAATGTCAACAAGATGCTCCTGATAGACTACAAGGAGAACAGGCTCATCGCCTGTGGGAGCCTTTACCAAGGCATTTGCAAGCTTCTCAGGCTTGAGGACCTCTTCAAGCTGGGGGAGCCCTTCCACAAGAAGGAACACTACCTGTCGGGAGTCAACGAGAGCGGCTCCGTCTTTGGAGTGATCGTCTCCTACAGCAACCTGGACGACAAGCTCTTCATCGCCACGGCGGTGGACGGGAAGCCGGAGTACTTCCCTACCATCTCCAGCCGGAAGCTGACCAAGAACTCGGAGGCAGACGGCATGTTCGCTTATGTCTTCCACGATGAATTTGTGGCCTCGATGATTAAGATCCCTTCGGATACCTTCACCGTCATCCCCGACTTTGATATCTACTACGTCTATGGCTTCAGCAGTGGCAATTTTGTCTACTTTTTGACCCTCCAGCCTGAGATGGTGTCTCCACCAGGCTCCACCACCAAGGAACAGGTCTATACCTCCAAGCTCGTGAGGCTCTGCAAGGAGGACACGGCCTTCAACTCCTACGTGGAGGTGCCCATCGGCTGTGAGCGCAGCGGGGTAGAGTACCGCCTGCTGCAGGCTGCCTACCTGTCCAAAGCCGGCGCCGTGCTCGCCCGGACCCTCGGAGTCCGTCCGGAGGATGACCTCCTTTTCACTGTCTTCTCCAAGGGCCAGAAGCGGAAAATGAAATCCCTGGACGAGTCTGCCCTGTGCATCTTTATCTTGAAGCAGATCAACGATCGCATTAAGGAGCGGCTGCAATCCTGCTATCGTGGGGAGGGTACGCTGGACCTAGCCTGGCTCAAGGTGAAGGACATTCCCTGCAGCAGCGCG ctcTTAACCATTGATGATAATTTCTGTGGCCTGGATATGAATGCCCCCCTGGGCGTGTCGGAGATGGTGCGCGGCATTCCCGTCTTCACGGAGGACAGGGACCGCATGACTTCTGTCATCGCATATGTCTACAAGAACCACTCTCTGGCCTTCGTGGGCACCAAAAGCGGCAAGCTGAAGAAG